Proteins encoded in a region of the Rhipicephalus microplus isolate Deutch F79 unplaced genomic scaffold, USDA_Rmic scaffold_35, whole genome shotgun sequence genome:
- the LOC142786876 gene encoding uncharacterized protein LOC142786876, which produces MQVFQCAFLRILLSVFLPASLTTPLQYQHRSSESGTLTCHALLVFDTSLSTATYLEPLDFTSRNRSGSLPAPPVSYMVLDKTWSTLSASASMPVSTTKERPLPAALCGLGGCAPTQTANPFTLVMQVFQCAFLRILLSVFLPASLTTPLQYQHRSSESGTLTCHALLVFDTSLSTATYLEPLDFTSRNRSGSLPAPPVSYMVLDKTWSTLSASASMPVSTTKERPLPAALCGLGGCAPTQTANPFTLVMQVSKTYSLLAKKSSNYLLFQLPSPHCCVLVALECSRVIRALLMMSGDIESNPGPASNAVLTELQKLSAGQTELISQVQDLKSHLLSTDKSIADLSRRMTDLEGHCQNIISLRTDVEALRSDTARASDLLRKLEARVDEAENHSRRNNLIFYGLPESTGSEALVQVEQLVIKHCRDRLGISIDPKEIERAHRLGRRKGTNHHRPIIVKFAFHKTKGEILSNGRKFKGTTFSVGEDFSRRVQNVRRQLIAFAKTKSLPFSITYKTLLMGHKRYVYDEQSQTVREAS; this is translated from the coding sequence ATGCAGGTGTTTCAGTGCGCATTCCTGCGCATACTGCTTTCCGTTTTCCTGCCAGCTTCCTTGACCACACCGTTGCAGTATCAACATCGTTCCAGCGAAAGTGGCACGCTTACCTGTCACGCCCTCTTGGTCTTCGACACAAGCTTATCAACCGCAACGTACTTGGAACCACTGGATTTCACCTCACGCAACAGATCTGGATCCCTTCCGGCGCCACCGGTCAGCTACATGGTCCTCGACAAAACCTGGTCGACGCTATCAGCATCGGCATCGATGCCTGTGTCGACTACAAAAGAGCGGCCTTTGCCGGCGGCGCtgtgtgggctcggcggctgtgcaccaacgcagaccGCTAATCCTTTCACTCTTGTCATGCAGGTGTTTCAGTGCGCATTCCTGCGCATACTGCTTTCCGTTTTCCTGCCAGCTTCCTTGACCACACCGTTGCAGTATCAACATCGTTCCAGCGAAAGTGGCACGCTTACCTGTCACGCCCTCTTGGTCTTCGACACAAGCTTATCAACCGCAACGTACTTGGAACCACTGGATTTCACCTCACGCAACAGATCTGGATCCCTTCCGGCGCCACCGGTCAGCTACATGGTCCTCGACAAAACCTGGTCGACGCTATCAGCATCGGCATCGATGCCTGTGTCGACTACAAAAGAGCGGCCTTTGCCGGCGGCGCtgtgtgggctcggcggctgtgcaccaacgcagaccGCTAATCCTTTCACTCTTGTCATGCAGGTTAGTAAAACTTACAGTCTTCTCGCTAAGAAGTCTAGTAATTACCTGCTGtttcagctgccgagcccacactGCTGCGTTCTTGTTGCACTTGAGTGTTCTCGTGTTATTCGTGCCTTGTTGATGATGTCGGGCGATATTGAAAGCAATCCGGGTCCTGCTTCTAATGCTGTACTAACTGAACTGCAGAAATTGTCTGCCGGTCAGACGGAATTAATCAGTCAGGTACAGGACCTTAAGTCCCATTTGCTATCAACAGATAAATCTATAGCAGATCTCAGTAGACGCATGACTGATCTGGAAGGGCACTGCCAAAATATTATTTCCTTACGTACTGATGTGGAAGCGCTCAGAAGTGACACCGCTCGTGCGAGTGACCTTCTGCGCAAGCTTGAAGCACGCGTGGATGAAGCCGAGAATCATTCTCGGCGCAATAACCTCATATTTTATGGCCTTCCTGAATCAACTGGATCGGAAGCACTTGTCCAAGTTGAACAACTTGTCATCAAGCACTGCCGTGATCGTCTAGGTATTTCCATCGATCCGAAGGAAATTGAGCGCGCGCATCGTCTGGGTCGCCGCAAGGGTACTAACCACCATCGCCCCATAATAGTTAAATTCGCATTCCATAAAACAAAAGGAGAGATTCTTTCTAATGGACGGAAATTTAAAGGAACCACTTTTAGTGTTGGTGAAGATTTTTCACGTCGTGTGCAAAACGTCCGTCGGCAATTGATTGCCTTTGCTAAAACCAAGTCGCTGCCTTTTTCCATCACGTACAAGACACTGCTAATGGGTCACAAGCGCTACGTCTACGATGAGCAATCGCAAACTGTAAGGGAAGCGTCGTAG